One Anolis carolinensis isolate JA03-04 chromosome 4, rAnoCar3.1.pri, whole genome shotgun sequence DNA window includes the following coding sequences:
- the tmem125 gene encoding transmembrane protein 125: protein MPELELLGAPRPPPNANQIQRNIMEEHVELWWFQEPRKSSICYGVAVVLILACGVGGIALLYSTSSRSGEWRLAVGTTLCLLALLVLLKQLLSSAIQDMNCIRSREQVELLKSGGASDCAVLLLTALVLLVCGTVLTVLSTTSMGTNTTPRPLASMFVSGIVLTASGAILLLSVLLYFMWTSCCSVGPRTRDAGNNHAVFMISGRISADQRLPPTSSMANLI, encoded by the coding sequence ATGCCTGAGTTGGAGTTATTGGGGGCACCCAGACCCCCTCCCAATGCCAACCAGATCCAAAGGAATATCATGGAAGAACACGTGGAGCTGTGGTGGTTCCAGGAGCCCCGGAAATCATCCATTTGCTATGGTGTCGCTGTGGTCCTGATTCTGGCCTGTGGGGTAGGTGGCATTGCCTTGTTGTACAGCACTAGCAGCCGCTCTGGGGAGTGGAGGCTGGCGGTAGGCACCACGCTATGCCTGCTGGCTCTCTTGGTGTTGCTGAAACAGCTGCTGAGCTCTGCCATCCAGGACATGAATTGCATTCGCAGTCGAGAGCAGGTTGAGCTGCTGAAGAGTGGCGGGGCCTCAGACTGTGCTGTGCTGCTGCTGACGGCCCTGGTGCTACTGGTGTGTGGCACAGTGCTCACAGTGTTGTCCACCACCAGCATGGGCACCAACACAACTCCACGCCCCCTTGCTAGCATGTTTGTCAGTGGCATTGTGCTCACAGCCTCTGGAGCAATCCTCCTGCTCAGTGTGCTCCTGTATTTCATGTGGACTTCCTGCTGTTCAGTTGGACCTCGGACCCGGGATGCTGGCAACAACCATGCTGTCTTCATGATATCTGGACGCATCTCAGCTGACCAGCGGCTGCCTCCTACCTCCAGCATGGCAAATCTCATTTAA